aaatctggcTCAATGTTATGGCTTTTCCAATTGAATGTCCTCATCTATCAGACAGCCCACATCCTGGTAGGGTCCTTGTCTTTGTGAACGTTGGATCTGATGGTAAGTGGAGTTGCATTCATCCAGGTTTAGACCCTGCAAAAGAACACATATCAAACAGGTTTACACTAAGACATAGATCTTGAAAAGTAgaggtttaaaaataaaaacttgccTCATATAGGTTTTCTTCCTCTTTGACCCTTTTTCTGTCCAAATTATTTTGTGTCTTTGCCTGCAAAAGAATGGAAGTTATGTAGACCCACCAATAATGCGTCCTTTAGCTCAAGATTTAAAACTGACAAATCTGTTAATATAAGTTAAAGTCTCTCACTTTAGCAAGCTGACAGATTCCAGGAATAAGCACACTGAGGAGCAGCAGCACTCCCTCCATGGTGAGGATATTGTTCTTCGCACTTTCACTAATCGGCAGAAACTTTTCAATAGGTCCTTAGGAGGCAGACATTAAATTACAACATATTTGCCTATTTGATTCTCAAATTTCCACAAGCCGTGGATTAAGTAATCACgtcataaaacaaataattaaacaccagAAAAGGAACCAAGAGTTTTGACAACACACAAACCTACTGAGGTATCTGTACATTACTTCATACAGATTATAGTCATATAATTTGAAGCAATTGTGGGTATTTGCAGTAAAACAAAAACTACCGAAGTAGAAATCAAtctaatgctaaaaaaaatataataataatagtaataaaataaatgaatgaacggCTTTTTTAAACTGATGTTTTATCAAGTGCTTTCAGTCAGTGAAGACTGCATTTATTGTGTCTATTTTAGACTGAGCTGATGAATTGAATTAAAGTCAAGGATGAGCACACAATGAAGTCATTGACCACTGTGTGTGGCTGTCAAAGCTACTGAGTTACATTGTTTCCTAAAAGAAGTCCATTGGACAACCAATTCTGCTTctataaaaattcatttttcaggGTGTAACAATCAAGCAATTACTGGGATAAAGCTTATAAAACTGACAAGTGTGTTCATCATACTCACGGTAGACATGCAGATATGTGCCATGGGTCTTCAGTTCTTCCCCCTTCCTTAGGAGGTTGCACAGATACAGGCCTGTGTCATTTAACTGGACCCAGTTCAGTGCGTGGTTGTGGCACACGATCCCATTACTGCTGTTTTTTAACGCTTTATTGTTCAGGTTTGTGTAGGAAGAAGTCCTATTATGTACTTTGTAAACGGCCCAGCTGACATTTACTTCGCCACCCCCAGAAAAGCAGCATTTGACTGAAGCATTATGGTTGATTGGGACATGTATTGCAGGAATGTCCTTATCCAGATGAATTTCTTGTGTGGCCACTACGTACAAAAgataagtaagtaagtaagcaAGCAAGATGAACAGAGTGAAAGAGAACATAGGTCCATTTCTTATATTACTCTCAAATTCTGGGTGATGAGCTAGAATAAAGGAACGGAACAAAAGCTGAACAGCTGTTGTGATGGAGATCAGCTCCAGTGAAGCACAACTGTTATTACAGCCCTGGTTTAATTGAATACTCACCAGTTTGTCtgcaatttaaaatgtattcatttgtatGATTCCCTTACAGCTAGAAATACACCACACCCATGcagtcaaaatatttttttattcaaaatgattaatataaataaacatatttcaagtaattgtattattttaggtttttagtagcctactgggtaacatactttccaatgaaccagaagtcccaggttcaaatcccacttattaccattgtgtccctgagcaagacacttaaccctaagttgctccaggggggactgtccgtgtaactactgattgcaagtcgctctggataaggggtctgataaatgctgtaaatgttatacaCAATATGACAATAAGTTGACAgtcatacaaaaacaaaaaaaaaaaagttgtcactcacctgcacaaaaacaaagtaGGAGAACCGGCAAGAATCCCATTTCCTGCTTTAGATTCAATCTACAGGCATAAAAAGGTACTAGGCCTTCACTGCATCagcacactaacacacacacactcttttggAGTTCCTGCCTTTGTTTCCTTGCCTTCACACATAAACATGTGCATACGCATATTTATGGCTGAAAGGTTTCTCCGCCCCTAGACCCAATACACCCACCTCCATCTTACATTCCTATCTTTACACCATTTCAGACCAGATATCACACTGTATAGCCAACATTTCTATTTAGGAACATACTTTATGGCTTTTAGGCTACTTTTACGCTAAATTATAGCGAGTACTTTTACGGTTATCATCTCGCCATCTGTGAATATGCACAGGAGATGCGCctgagtgctgctgctgcacagtTAGACGCCATCTGTGTCAGCAGACAGGAACGCTTCTCTTAAGTTTGTTAAAATCATTTCAAGTCGGTGTTCCAAAACCTCAACAAAGTGAGGGAGAAGTGAGCAGCAGAGCAGACACACAGAATAGCATTCCTTTTCCTCATtttccatttattaaaaaaaaaataataataataaaaaaacgtacctagttttttctttattctttacgTGTACATAATTAAAATCctttaacatgaaataaaatcaaaGCCCAAATACACAGTATACTTCTTGCATAATCATTTATATAGATTGATCTGTTGTCtgtaacaccacacacactaatcTACAAGGAAGCAGGGTTTTACAGGGCAGATACAGGAGATGCACACCACCCCCTGAGACAGAGATACAAGAGGCGGTGCAGAGGATACAGTGCTGCTATTCCTGAGCCACATCACTTATGCTACCTGGTGGCTGGTTTTGTGCATACCAATCTGTCTCAGTGTAAGCAGAATGTCAGACGCATTGTGGAGAAAGCCCTTTCGGGAGAGGACTAGACCATGTAACAAGGCACCTTCTCTATCAAATAGGTTACTACAGAGCTAGAACTACATACTTGTTCACTAGACATGTAAGATGAGAGAAGATGAGAATTTCTAGAACAATGTGTAATACAGCAATTAAATGTTTATCTTTTTATGGGGGGAATTGGGGGGAGACAGCAGAGTGCTATACATTAAATTATAATGATATGATAACATACAGAATAGACTTGACATTAAtctaacaaacaataaaataaaacaaaacatcacAGGAGCTATAGTCTGCAGTCCCCATCTTAAATTCTGATCACAAATTGTACAGCAGAGACAGTTACTAGTTTGAGTGATGATGCTTGGGGTGAAATGACACCTTGCACTCCTGATTGAAGAAAGCAGTGGGTAGGAGGGAGAGATAGAAATAAGTAAATTATATAGTTAACGGTGGCTTCAGCAGAATaggttaaacaaaaaaaacaaagcaaaacaaaacaaaacaaaaaaaaaaaaaaaaaaaaaaaaaaaaaaaaaaaaacccatttggcatattcatttgcataaatagTCTTTGAGGTGGAAatgtaatgaataaaacaatgcaTAGTTTAAATGACAGGAAAGTACAGTACTAATTATATTTGTAACTATCAGGTCCCACATGTTCTTGCTAATTATTTTAAGTTTGCTCCTTCAATTATATAGAACTTTAGAACACCAGGCACATGAGCAGTCTTATTTAAAGCCGTAAATATTTAGACAGCAGTGCTATTTTACATACATATTCTAATTTTTCCCTAAAGAAAGAGACAGGCTTGCTGAAACTGGTGTTCAAAAGAATCGATGTTATGACAATGACACACTGCACAACCCCGACATGTTTGCATGAGTAGTATTCAAACTAGCCTATTTCTGGTCAGAGCATCTACATATGCACATCTGCCTCTTTGGTCCTGCTTTTAAATGTCAAACCTCTAATAGGAATagctcttaaaaaaaattaaatggaataacaataattacaatcaagtcctggggaagaaaaaaaaaaaaaacacacaaatatcatTATTCAAAGAATATCTCTATCTGACAGAATGTGATGTTAAAACTGCATTCCactcagatttaaaaaaaaaaaaaattaatttcatcaCTAGTTGGAACACCGATCAGATTTTTATACCCGTTTCTAAGAGTCAAGGCAAAAGGCTGCGCTATAATCTATGAACtagacaacattttaaaatctggCTGGAATGCTTCTTTGAATCTCTCAGTATTTCTTCCATTAATGAAAAATCAAAAACAGAACCTTTACGCTGAATAGGTACCAGCCACTACTACCAAATGCTATTCAGCAAATCAGATCTTAAAACAGACGTCCACAACCATCTTCTGTGGAACACACCCAGACAGGTTTACGGTAGGATGTCAGCACTCTTGCGACAGCCAGCCTTCAGATGGGAAGTGTGTGTAGGATTGTCGACACAAGTGCACTTGTTGTATTGTACTACATCATTTCTCAATTGTACTAACAATTCTCATCTCAAACGTTCCTTGAAAAGTCCCTGCTCCATGTCCTTTTACCCTCGGTCATTTCTCATCTAATGCTGATACACTTACTAATTTCATTCTGACAGCAATGCTTCACACAACAGGTTCTCTAACACACCAGACTCTTCCCTCAAAGTACTTTGTATTACCAGCATACTTCTACCAAACTGGTCCTTCTGCGTATCCACACAAGTCAGATCAGACAGGCATACAAATaagcccaaataaataaaaataagtaaaacttTAAATTCCAGACACCTAAAAATACCTGTTCCTAATCAGCATGGAGTTTTGAAATTCCATGGTATAGTTTTAAAAGGACTGGGGGAGGGCTGAGAGGGGTAATACACAAACCTTTccctgaaacacacatacatacatacatataggattcaaaatattttacaatgaaAATGATAATTAAAGAAATACCTTTATGATCGGTGGGATAGGGGGTGGTGGAGGATTGTGATTTCATTAAGATCAAATAAAAAGTGCACATCTATTATTTTGACTTACTAATACAGCAGGCTTCAAGCTCCTCTTTTCATGCATAAATATGTGCCATTTTATGTATATAAGAATcagacagccctacaacattaCTTTATGCCGGGTGGTGCTTTTTCTACATACCTGGAAGGCAAAGGGCAGtcagtgtatgtatgtgtgtgttacagcacATCAGAACAATGCATTGTGAATGCTTTCATTCAAGGATTTTCAAGGTTTTCCCCCAATCTTTGGCACTTATAACTAATCTCACAACACACCTCTCAAAAGTTTCATAACCGCTCTACATAAAATCCTGTTTCTCATTCTAAAAATCCATGTGCCTGTGATCTGATGCCCGTTCTCACAGGGCTAAAGATGATGATTAAGCAAGAACTTCCAGGCAGCTTTAACTCTCCAACCTTCTGAAAATCCAGCACCTACAGTGATCTGAAAATTAAGAACATTCTCATTTTAACATACAGGTCCAAActaatttgtgtaattattttgaaACTGGCCCAGCAGTGCAGCTTTACCTGGCGTCCAGCAGATGGCGCTCTTAATGGTAGTTGCTGCCTTGAAGGGAAAACTTTGCAAGGATCTCCTGCAGCCTGTGATGGTCTTCTTCAATGTTCTGCAAGACAGAGGAAGGCACATATTACTATAATGAGGTGCCTTGGGAGGGGGCATGCTAAGTAGGTTTGGTGGGTGGCTAGTTTCTTCTCCctaagatacagataactaccaaatAGAGCGGGAGGGGAGGGACGACCTGCAAATTTGTGACAATGACAGCTGAGGAAGCTGAAGCTACTTTGAATAGTGAACATATAGTGGGAAGAAATGGGACTTGCATGTATTTTACCTGAAGTTTCTTCAGTTTGTCCTCAATGCTTTGAAGCCTCTTCAGCACTTCCTCTTTCTGTTCATGGGAGAGGACTAAAGGTGTGCTAATCTCTCGCTGCTCTTGCACCTTTTCACCCTCATCATGTTTGgcagcctcttcctcctcctcaactTGCTCAGCTAGAGCAGGATCTCCTTCCACTGATGGAGACAACAAAATGAACTATAACTAAGGTCCGGGGTGGCCAGCAAATACAAGCAAGCACATTTCAGTTACTGTGGTACTACCTGGTGTTTGACACTGCTCTGGCTCCTGGTCATTTCCTTCGGTTCCCAACCCTCCATTCTTCCCTTCAGGATGAAAATGATCTGACAGGCTGATATTTCCAACCAACAGCCTTTTCAAGTTCATAGCTGTGGAATTAATGGAAATCCTTTTAGCTTGTgaacaatcatttaaaatacacacactggaAAATTCACTCACTTTCATCCAACAAGTTGTTGGCAATTTTCTCTGATGGTGCACTGCTATGTTCAATTGGGTCAAATCCATTGGCAGAAAGATAAGTCATAAGCGAAGGGGTGGATTCCGCTTCACTTTTCTCATCCACTAGGCTGTCTTTATCTCTGTCTGCAAGTCCAAGCACAATCATAGTGAAAAGGAATGAGGGGAAGCCTACCCCCTACTTTGTATACAAGGTAAACAAagtactgggaaaaaaaaaaaaaattcaacagtcCTTACCGGTGCTGCTCTTCAATGGGTCTCCTCCATTTTCAGTAGGACTAAGGGGGGGATGCAGACTAACAAGAAAGAGAAAGTACAGTCTCGCATTATTATTCAACATGAACAAATTCCAGCCTCAAAAGCATGCAGAAGATGCACACACTTACATGGAAGCACTGTTAGGAATATTAATGCCTGAATTAATGCTGCCAATTCTTCTCTGCTTCACTCCACTTGTTTTTAGGCTGTCCACTGCTGACTTAATCATATCAGTCCAGCTGCAATATGAACAAGCTTTTAATAAAGGGCATCTGTATAGCAGAATATATTCAATAGATGATTTTGACCCCACATTCCACCCAGAGTGACCCCAGACTCACATCTTCCGCTCTCCAACGGAGTGGGCCACCAGCTCATAGATCTGAGCACCACTCTCCCAGGTGAAGATGACATAGAAGGCCTTGCGATCTGTGGCCACCTCTCGGAGGAAGGCGGACTCCAGCTTGATGATGGGACTGAGCATCTGCTTACCCTCCTGCACAAGATTACTCTTACTTTGACACTTCAGTGTCATCTTATCATCCTGCTtctgcagcagcaccagcaggtcTCCAAGCAGGACACACTGCACATCTGAGagagagtggaaaaaaacacctcaaaagGGCTTCTCAGAACAGTTGAAAAGGTGCTATTGCAACATTCTGTTgaataattttataaatgtggTGTGGCCCACTGAACATAAATGCATACCCAGAGCCTTCTCTTTAGTGACTCTCCATGTGAGTGGTCCTTCATACTGCATCATCCTAGTAGTCAGATCAAAATTCTAGATGGGAGAAGAATAAAAGCTTGAATAGAAATGTTAGTCTACAAAAGTTATAATTTTAGGTTGTTGGATTAATTATTTAGGTTCATGGATTAACCAATTTAGAATGTCGCTGAAAAACACTTAAGTGTTTCAGACTAGCCTGAAATCCACAAACTGTGCGCTGAGTGCAAATAGAACTTGTTCACAAACCTGACGTTGAATATTTttgaatgttaaaaatatatatttgttaaaaacagaaatagtcatgtgagaaaattaggacCATACCATTCATATCAATGCccaatcatgtttttttggatcaatggaaaagaaaacagacttaaatcaacataaaaaaaaataataattacacatgaAAAAGAAGATATGctcatttgtattttaaatggaGGAAACCCTACCCCCTAATAACTAGTGTTGCCCCCTCATATTGATCTCAAAAAGTTTGCCACACTCCTCAACActgtgagatgtttgagggGTTTCTTGCACGTAAAGTCACCCCACAGTACCTCAAAGGGATtaagatcagggctttgtggggcagtggtggcctagcagtcaaggaagtggcccagtaatcagaaggttgccggttcgaattccaaaccaccaaggaactactgaggtgccactgagcaaagcacagtccccatacactgctcaccAGGCACCTGCCTTTCACCTGCAAGTTTTTAAAAGGCTTtacttgtttttaattgtttagttatattatttggATCCCTCAGTATCATTAAAATACTATTAAATATCCATgtccaaatatatttaaaaatatacaggCTTTCATAGGGTGTCCAATTTTCTCACATAACTATATTCAGTTGCTTTTAATTGCCAAGGTCACATTTGTCACCTCACCTTGTATTCTGTGTAGAGCTCTGTGCTTGGTTTCAGCCCTGACGTGTCCAGTTTTCGCTGATATTCTTTCAGAGTCTGCAAGAAGGGAGAAAGGAAAATTTAGCTgcagcaaaaaatatttttaggcCTTCAACTTCAGTCCATATGATCTTCAGTCATATAACATCAATTCGATCTCCAGCATAAAAGTCACTCCTCACCAGCAGGTTCTCCATGTCTTTGACCTCCTCATTGACATGATTGAGGATTTTGCGGCAGCATTCAGCAGCTTGCTGGATGCTCTCCCGCTCTGAATCGTTCTCTGTGCTTTTGGAGATGTTCTCCAGCAGAAGAGGGTACTTGGTGAGCCTCTGCATCTCAATGGGGATGATGTCCTTCAGCTGGAGTCGACGGCACTGTGGCTTACTCTCTGCTTCCTGTTCGAGAGAGAGCACATATGTTAGACGGGATAATCAGGTTAACAGCTAGGTTTCTCGAACCATGAGAGTTATGAAGCATGTCAAAATCAATGAGAATTCACTCTGGATTGTACAGGTAATGTGTTTTACCTGTATGAACGTGTTAAACCGTGCGTCTTTCTTCTGCCTGCTCTTGATTTGATCCAACGCCCAGGACTGATAACTACAGAAGCGTCCTGAGATTTTCTGGAACCACTCCCCCTCGGACCCACTGAACTGTGAGCAGAAGATTTGACAGGCTAAACAAATGGAGAATTCCCTCAAAAGGTGAACCAAAGAGAATTTTCAAAAGAGAAGTAAACCAAAGTATGAACGTATAAGCATTTAAAagcagttatatatatatttccgaCTTCAGTACTCACCCTGTTGATAAGTGTTgtagcaatagattttacaaTGAAGGAGTCATCCTGTCGGAGTTTCTTCAGGCCCTCATAAAAAGAATCTATGGCAGCAAATTTAATTCAAAAGTCATGGCAGGCACATTTAACAAggctaacaaaaaaaagattattcatAAGGAGAAATAAAGGACATAGTAAAAGCTACTCACAGTGGGAATCAATAATATCATCCAGACTGGGAAAAATGGCCGCCACTTCTGTAGAAGTCATGAGTCCTTCCCTCTCAATTGGACGAGAAAATATCATCTGGAGAACAGTCAGCATCCGTACATGGGCATGCTCTGTGGCAAACAGCTCTGTGCAGTAGAGGAGGAAATATCAGAAATTTTACAGTAGTGATGCAGCAAAGGCACTGTTAAAAGGTCCATACTGATTATCTGCATACTGCAATGTAAATGGCAGAGATTTTCCCCAAACTAAAAATGATTTTAGACCCTCTTCAGTTCCTCAGCTCTGTATGTTCCACTGTAGCTGAAAAGAATCAGCCTCTCACCATTGATGACCTCCTGCCTTTTGATCTCTTTCTTGCTCAAGCTGCTAAGGACTTGGCTGGAGGCAAGATCTCTCCAGTTTGGCGGGTCCTGTTCAAGTTCCAAGAGACGGGGCTCAATCTCTTCCAACTGGGGGGAGGGGCCAATTGTAGGCACGGCCAAAGAATCAGGTGGGACTGGTCCTATTTCAATGctgacagaaaataaacatgaataaagaTGGGAACGATGACTTTAAATGCCTTCAAGTGACCTGAAAGACGGGTGGATCTCACACAGTGCAAACAGTGCTTTTGCCTGTCAATCTGCATTTAGGAAGCTGAGGGGTACAGCAACCATCAGCAGTCACTAAGCCTGTTAGTCTGTATTGTAATACTGGGTCAGTAAGCTTGTCAGTAACTAATCTAGACATCATTAAATTGATTAGTTGCCTGAAGTGATTAGTGGTGGCACTCAGCCAGTCCCTGCTGTGGcacctgcagtgtgtgtgtatgtcagttAGTGAGTGCGTTTGACTGCCTTACAAGGGGCGGGGCTGGGGAGAGGGCGTGGGGGAATGTGTGGCAGAGCTCGCTGCCTGGAGGTCCACGTCACTACGGGAACGAGACTTGCCACGGGTGGAGCCACTGCGGCGTGA
This genomic stretch from Denticeps clupeoides chromosome 5, fDenClu1.1, whole genome shotgun sequence harbors:
- the arhgef1 gene encoding rho guanine nucleotide exchange factor 1 isoform X5, coding for MSYELDRTRPDLIPEDQQRRFVNDIQYKLAQEVARQLEDFKQKRMMGMTPNENELVEVENHYNTDRVPREMKEKAVAEMLLDKMSEIQSSVVSDDDKWSSIFGAVVSYMKHLGVKTRAGDTKKSGRGFFKKKNYGKSQEIKPKQRGFTNILDPGRWIGGGNIENKTAKLDYEGEKTSAQERKGSINPAPSRTPDPAPPPFQNRKTGSISAGSSVVSETTEMSSINISISNVTTDSSHSESGQATSRTDNLFVFEGGDSSPISLPPSLPILDPAMSNEIVEDSVDKDRRKPARAVRRSESLCVVDRRHSRRSGSTRGKSRSRSDVDLQAASSATHSPTPSPQPRPFIEIGPVPPDSLAVPTIGPSPQLEEIEPRLLELEQDPPNWRDLASSQVLSSLSKKEIKRQEVINELFATEHAHVRMLTVLQMIFSRPIEREGLMTSTEVAAIFPSLDDIIDSHYSFYEGLKKLRQDDSFIVKSIATTLINRFSGSEGEWFQKISGRFCSYQSWALDQIKSRQKKDARFNTFIQEAESKPQCRRLQLKDIIPIEMQRLTKYPLLLENISKSTENDSERESIQQAAECCRKILNHVNEEVKDMENLLTLKEYQRKLDTSGLKPSTELYTEYKNFDLTTRMMQYEGPLTWRVTKEKALDVQCVLLGDLLVLLQKQDDKMTLKCQSKSNLVQEGKQMLSPIIKLESAFLREVATDRKAFYVIFTWESGAQIYELVAHSVGERKIWTDMIKSAVDSLKTSGVKQRRIGSINSGINIPNSASILHPPLSPTENGGDPLKSSTDRDKDSLVDEKSEAESTPSLMTYLSANGFDPIEHSSAPSEKIANNLLDETMNLKRLLVGNISLSDHFHPEGKNGGLGTEGNDQEPEQCQTPVEGDPALAEQVEEEEEAAKHDEGEKVQEQREISTPLVLSHEQKEEVLKRLQSIEDKLKKLQNIEEDHHRLQEILAKFSLQGSNYH
- the arhgef1 gene encoding rho guanine nucleotide exchange factor 1 isoform X3 — protein: MSIIGAEDEDFENDLDPTVDDRCSIFSNIEQVKTRPTHLLVFLHHVLLQFDCAPVLCYLHADLFKSLNAKEAKKNFADFCNTFLDKGAILRVPVPQYMSYELDRTRPDLIPEDQQRRFVNDIQYKLAQEVARQLEDFKQKRMMGMTPNENELVEVENHYNTDRVPREMKEKAVAEMLLDKMSEIQSSVVSDDDKWSSIFGAVVSYMKHLGVKTRAGDTKKSGRGFFKKKNYGKSQEIKPKQRGFTNILDPGRWIGGGSEKTSAQERKGSINPAPSRTPDPAPPPFQNRKTGSISAGSSVVSETTEMSSINISISNVTTDSSHSESGQATSRTDNLFVFEGGDSSPISLPPSLPILDPAMSNEIVEDSVDKDRRKPARAVRRSESLCVVDRRHSRRSGSTRGKSRSRSDVDLQAASSATHSPTPSPQPRPFIEIGPVPPDSLAVPTIGPSPQLEEIEPRLLELEQDPPNWRDLASSQVLSSLSKKEIKRQEVINELFATEHAHVRMLTVLQMIFSRPIEREGLMTSTEVAAIFPSLDDIIDSHYSFYEGLKKLRQDDSFIVKSIATTLINRFSGSEGEWFQKISGRFCSYQSWALDQIKSRQKKDARFNTFIQEAESKPQCRRLQLKDIIPIEMQRLTKYPLLLENISKSTENDSERESIQQAAECCRKILNHVNEEVKDMENLLTLKEYQRKLDTSGLKPSTELYTEYKNFDLTTRMMQYEGPLTWRVTKEKALDVQCVLLGDLLVLLQKQDDKMTLKCQSKSNLVQEGKQMLSPIIKLESAFLREVATDRKAFYVIFTWESGAQIYELVAHSVGERKIWTDMIKSAVDSLKTSGVKQRRIGSINSGINIPNSASILHPPLSPTENGGDPLKSSTDRDKDSLVDEKSEAESTPSLMTYLSANGFDPIEHSSAPSEKIANNLLDETMNLKRLLVGNISLSDHFHPEGKNGGLGTEGNDQEPEQCQTPVEGDPALAEQVEEEEEAAKHDEGEKVQEQREISTPLVLSHEQKEEVLKRLQSIEDKLKKLQNIEEDHHRLQEILAKFSLQGSNYH
- the arhgef1 gene encoding rho guanine nucleotide exchange factor 1 isoform X4, with amino-acid sequence MSIIGAEDEDFENDLDPTVDDRCSIFSNIEQVKTRPTHLLVFLHHVLLQFDCAPVLCYLHADLFKSLNAKEAKKNFADFCNTFLDKGAILRVPVPQYMSYELDRTRPDLIPEDQQRRFVNDIQYKLAQEVARQLEDFKQKRMMGMTPNENELVEVENHYNTDRVPREMKEKAVAEMLLDKMSEIQSSVVSDDDKWSSIFGAVVSYMKHLGVKTRAGDTKKSGRGFFKKKNYGKSQEIKPKQRGFTNILDPGRWIGGGNIENKTAKLDYEGEKTSAQERKGSINPAPSRTPDPAPPPFQNRKTGSISAGSSVVSETTEMSSINISISNVTTDSSHSESGQATSRTDNLFVFEGGDSSPISLPPSLPILDPAMSNEIVEDSVDKDSIEIGPVPPDSLAVPTIGPSPQLEEIEPRLLELEQDPPNWRDLASSQVLSSLSKKEIKRQEVINELFATEHAHVRMLTVLQMIFSRPIEREGLMTSTEVAAIFPSLDDIIDSHYSFYEGLKKLRQDDSFIVKSIATTLINRFSGSEGEWFQKISGRFCSYQSWALDQIKSRQKKDARFNTFIQEAESKPQCRRLQLKDIIPIEMQRLTKYPLLLENISKSTENDSERESIQQAAECCRKILNHVNEEVKDMENLLTLKEYQRKLDTSGLKPSTELYTEYKNFDLTTRMMQYEGPLTWRVTKEKALDVQCVLLGDLLVLLQKQDDKMTLKCQSKSNLVQEGKQMLSPIIKLESAFLREVATDRKAFYVIFTWESGAQIYELVAHSVGERKIWTDMIKSAVDSLKTSGVKQRRIGSINSGINIPNSASILHPPLSPTENGGDPLKSSTDRDKDSLVDEKSEAESTPSLMTYLSANGFDPIEHSSAPSEKIANNLLDETMNLKRLLVGNISLSDHFHPEGKNGGLGTEGNDQEPEQCQTPVEGDPALAEQVEEEEEAAKHDEGEKVQEQREISTPLVLSHEQKEEVLKRLQSIEDKLKKLQNIEEDHHRLQEILAKFSLQGSNYH
- the arhgef1 gene encoding rho guanine nucleotide exchange factor 1 isoform X2 gives rise to the protein MSIIGAEDEDFENDLDPTVDDRCSIFSNIEQVKTRPTHLLVFLHHVLLQFDCAPVLCYLHADLFKSLNAKEAKKNFADFCNTFLDKGAILRVPVPQYMSYELDRTRPDLIPEDQQRRFVNDIQYKLAQEVARQLEDFKQKRMMGMTPNENELVEVENHYNTDRVPREMKEKAVAEMLLDKMSEIQSSVVSDDDKWSSIFGAVVSYMKHLGVKTRAGDTKKSGRGFFKKKNYGKSQEIKPKQRGFTNILDPGRWIGGGNIENKTAKLDYEGEKTSAQERKGSINPAPSRTPDPAPPPFQNRKTGSISAGSSVVSETTEMSSINISISNVTTDSSHSESGQATSRTDNLFVFEGGDSSPISLPPSLPILDPAMSNEIVEDSVDKDRAVRRSESLCVVDRRHSRRSGSTRGKSRSRSDVDLQAASSATHSPTPSPQPRPFIEIGPVPPDSLAVPTIGPSPQLEEIEPRLLELEQDPPNWRDLASSQVLSSLSKKEIKRQEVINELFATEHAHVRMLTVLQMIFSRPIEREGLMTSTEVAAIFPSLDDIIDSHYSFYEGLKKLRQDDSFIVKSIATTLINRFSGSEGEWFQKISGRFCSYQSWALDQIKSRQKKDARFNTFIQEAESKPQCRRLQLKDIIPIEMQRLTKYPLLLENISKSTENDSERESIQQAAECCRKILNHVNEEVKDMENLLTLKEYQRKLDTSGLKPSTELYTEYKNFDLTTRMMQYEGPLTWRVTKEKALDVQCVLLGDLLVLLQKQDDKMTLKCQSKSNLVQEGKQMLSPIIKLESAFLREVATDRKAFYVIFTWESGAQIYELVAHSVGERKIWTDMIKSAVDSLKTSGVKQRRIGSINSGINIPNSASILHPPLSPTENGGDPLKSSTDRDKDSLVDEKSEAESTPSLMTYLSANGFDPIEHSSAPSEKIANNLLDETMNLKRLLVGNISLSDHFHPEGKNGGLGTEGNDQEPEQCQTPVEGDPALAEQVEEEEEAAKHDEGEKVQEQREISTPLVLSHEQKEEVLKRLQSIEDKLKKLQNIEEDHHRLQEILAKFSLQGSNYH
- the arhgef1 gene encoding rho guanine nucleotide exchange factor 1 isoform X1, producing the protein MSIIGAEDEDFENDLDPTVDDRCSIFSNIEQVKTRPTHLLVFLHHVLLQFDCAPVLCYLHADLFKSLNAKEAKKNFADFCNTFLDKGAILRVPVPQYMSYELDRTRPDLIPEDQQRRFVNDIQYKLAQEVARQLEDFKQKRMMGMTPNENELVEVENHYNTDRVPREMKEKAVAEMLLDKMSEIQSSVVSDDDKWSSIFGAVVSYMKHLGVKTRAGDTKKSGRGFFKKKNYGKSQEIKPKQRGFTNILDPGRWIGGGNIENKTAKLDYEGEKTSAQERKGSINPAPSRTPDPAPPPFQNRKTGSISAGSSVVSETTEMSSINISISNVTTDSSHSESGQATSRTDNLFVFEGGDSSPISLPPSLPILDPAMSNEIVEDSVDKDRRKPARAVRRSESLCVVDRRHSRRSGSTRGKSRSRSDVDLQAASSATHSPTPSPQPRPFIEIGPVPPDSLAVPTIGPSPQLEEIEPRLLELEQDPPNWRDLASSQVLSSLSKKEIKRQEVINELFATEHAHVRMLTVLQMIFSRPIEREGLMTSTEVAAIFPSLDDIIDSHYSFYEGLKKLRQDDSFIVKSIATTLINRFSGSEGEWFQKISGRFCSYQSWALDQIKSRQKKDARFNTFIQEAESKPQCRRLQLKDIIPIEMQRLTKYPLLLENISKSTENDSERESIQQAAECCRKILNHVNEEVKDMENLLTLKEYQRKLDTSGLKPSTELYTEYKNFDLTTRMMQYEGPLTWRVTKEKALDVQCVLLGDLLVLLQKQDDKMTLKCQSKSNLVQEGKQMLSPIIKLESAFLREVATDRKAFYVIFTWESGAQIYELVAHSVGERKIWTDMIKSAVDSLKTSGVKQRRIGSINSGINIPNSASILHPPLSPTENGGDPLKSSTDRDKDSLVDEKSEAESTPSLMTYLSANGFDPIEHSSAPSEKIANNLLDETMNLKRLLVGNISLSDHFHPEGKNGGLGTEGNDQEPEQCQTPVEGDPALAEQVEEEEEAAKHDEGEKVQEQREISTPLVLSHEQKEEVLKRLQSIEDKLKKLQNIEEDHHRLQEILAKFSLQGSNYH